Proteins encoded in a region of the Streptomyces sp. PCS3-D2 genome:
- a CDS encoding sensor histidine kinase: MSDRARERTGSHPPAGAPARTADPWGPGARTRISEALRAGAAPTPPLFARAPKAWQRALPYLVTGVFVVALLPTTISVLTNDYGMDGGWAGAFAVAQTVPLLLAVTRALPAWLLVLVADTAGAVPLALADEVAGHPWPWTPMAIVGYLVLMACLGLRESVRTLVGVWLATGVVGAVLGFFQPRHTMNSAALLFVLAGVVLALTGALRGLGDARRRIAEQEVISEAERSRRTLLEERARIARELHDVVAHHMSVITVQADSAPYRLPGMPEPVQQEFAAIAAGARESLAEMRRLLSVLRAPDGAGPADGPGGGDGAAAGERAPQPGIGRLQQLVEATVRAGQPVELSLAAGAAQAAPPAADLSAYRIVQEALANVVRHAPGAPTRVSVTADEDEVLVLVVNGPADREALVEPRGPGTGHGLVGMRERVRLTGGTLDTGPLPDGGFRVAARLPVRGGDGTAAGCEANETYEERS; the protein is encoded by the coding sequence ATGAGCGACAGAGCCCGCGAACGGACCGGAAGCCACCCCCCGGCAGGGGCGCCCGCCCGCACCGCCGACCCGTGGGGGCCCGGCGCCCGGACCCGAATCAGCGAGGCCCTGCGCGCCGGCGCCGCTCCGACCCCGCCGCTGTTCGCACGGGCTCCCAAGGCCTGGCAGCGCGCGCTCCCCTACCTCGTGACCGGGGTCTTCGTGGTCGCGCTGCTGCCGACGACCATATCGGTGCTCACCAACGACTACGGCATGGACGGGGGTTGGGCGGGCGCGTTCGCAGTGGCGCAGACGGTGCCGCTGCTCCTCGCGGTGACCCGGGCGCTGCCCGCCTGGCTGCTCGTCCTGGTGGCGGACACCGCCGGTGCGGTCCCGCTGGCCCTGGCCGACGAGGTGGCCGGACACCCCTGGCCGTGGACGCCGATGGCCATCGTCGGCTACCTCGTGCTGATGGCCTGCCTGGGGCTGCGCGAGTCCGTCCGGACCCTGGTCGGGGTGTGGCTGGCGACGGGCGTCGTCGGTGCCGTGCTGGGCTTCTTCCAGCCCCGGCACACCATGAACAGCGCAGCGCTGCTCTTCGTGCTCGCCGGTGTCGTGCTGGCGCTGACGGGCGCCCTGCGCGGGCTGGGCGACGCGCGCCGGCGGATCGCCGAGCAGGAGGTCATCAGCGAGGCCGAACGGTCCCGGCGCACCCTGCTGGAAGAACGCGCGCGGATCGCACGCGAGTTGCACGACGTCGTGGCCCACCACATGTCGGTGATCACTGTGCAGGCCGATTCGGCGCCCTACCGGCTGCCGGGCATGCCGGAACCGGTGCAGCAGGAGTTCGCCGCGATCGCGGCCGGCGCGCGGGAATCGCTCGCGGAGATGCGCCGGCTGCTGAGCGTCCTGCGGGCCCCCGACGGGGCGGGTCCCGCGGACGGCCCCGGTGGAGGCGACGGCGCCGCCGCCGGCGAGCGGGCTCCGCAGCCGGGGATCGGCCGGCTCCAGCAGCTGGTGGAGGCCACCGTACGGGCGGGCCAGCCGGTGGAACTGTCGCTGGCGGCCGGCGCGGCGCAGGCGGCCCCGCCCGCGGCGGACCTGTCGGCGTACCGGATCGTGCAGGAGGCACTCGCCAACGTGGTGCGCCACGCGCCGGGCGCACCGACCCGGGTCTCGGTCACGGCCGACGAGGACGAGGTGCTGGTGCTCGTCGTCAACGGGCCGGCGGACCGGGAGGCGCTGGTGGAGCCGCGGGGTCCGGGCACGGGGCACGGTCTGGTGGGGATGCGGGAGCGCGTACGGTTGACCGGGGGGACGCTGGACACCGGGCCACTGCCCGACGGGGGCTTCCGGGTCGCCGCGCGCCTGCCGGTGCGCGGCGGTGACGGGACCGCCGCAGGGTGCGAAGCGAACGAGACGTACGAGGAGCGCAGTTGA